From Draconibacterium halophilum, one genomic window encodes:
- a CDS encoding PQQ-dependent sugar dehydrogenase gives MKQLKDLALLLFIFTATLACTSSDKTEKPLPDYETVPQINLPDGFKIHVYAENVDNARSMVLGDKGTLFVGSRTAGKVYAIIDKDQDYQADQVIVIADNMNQPNGVAFLNGDLYVAEISKIWKFENIEEHLNSPPAPVLISDDFPTDGHHGWKYIAFGPDGKLYVPVGAPCNICLSDDEIYASITRMDPDGSNHEIFAHGIRNTVGFDWHPEDGTLWFTDNGRDWLGDNLPPDELNQAPQAGMHFGYPFCHSTGIADPEFGDQRNCDEFSFPVQDLGPHVAALGMLFYTGDMFPESYRNSILIAEHGSWNRSTPIGYRITRVELNGNTAVSYETFANGWLQNESPWGRPVDVIQMPNGSILVSDDTSGTIYNITYSSE, from the coding sequence ATGAAACAATTGAAAGATTTAGCATTACTCCTTTTTATTTTTACGGCAACCTTGGCTTGCACATCTTCTGATAAAACAGAAAAGCCTTTGCCAGATTACGAAACAGTACCCCAAATCAATCTGCCCGATGGTTTTAAAATACATGTTTACGCCGAAAATGTAGACAATGCCCGATCGATGGTGCTGGGTGATAAGGGAACGCTGTTTGTCGGATCGAGAACAGCAGGAAAAGTTTATGCAATTATTGATAAAGATCAGGATTACCAGGCCGACCAGGTGATCGTTATTGCGGATAATATGAACCAACCCAACGGAGTAGCTTTTCTAAACGGCGATCTTTATGTGGCAGAGATCAGCAAAATATGGAAATTTGAGAATATCGAAGAGCATCTCAATTCTCCTCCTGCCCCTGTTCTTATTAGCGACGACTTTCCGACTGATGGTCATCATGGTTGGAAATACATTGCCTTTGGCCCCGATGGCAAACTCTATGTACCAGTTGGTGCGCCTTGTAACATTTGTTTGTCAGACGATGAAATTTATGCTTCTATTACGCGCATGGATCCGGATGGCAGTAATCATGAGATTTTTGCGCACGGTATTCGAAACACCGTTGGTTTCGACTGGCATCCAGAGGACGGAACTTTATGGTTTACCGACAACGGACGCGACTGGTTGGGCGACAATTTGCCGCCCGATGAGCTAAACCAAGCCCCACAGGCCGGCATGCATTTTGGTTATCCATTTTGTCATAGTACCGGAATTGCTGATCCGGAATTTGGCGACCAACGAAATTGCGACGAGTTTAGCTTCCCTGTTCAAGATCTTGGCCCGCATGTAGCCGCTTTAGGCATGCTTTTTTACACGGGTGATATGTTTCCCGAATCGTACAGAAACAGTATTCTTATTGCAGAGCATGGTTCCTGGAACAGATCTACTCCTATTGGTTACCGAATTACCCGGGTGGAGTTAAACGGAAACACAGCTGTATCTTATGAAACTTTTGCCAACGGATGGTTACAAAACGAAAGTCCCTGGGGACGTCCGGTTGATGTGATACAGATGCCCAATGGCTCTATCCTTGTTTCCGACGATACTTCCGGTACAATTTACAACATTACTTATTCCAGCGAATAA
- a CDS encoding Gfo/Idh/MocA family protein has product MKSKSHSSRRSFIKNTVLGAALVSTAPTIMGNSYSQRIVLKSREFEPTQFAANDQVQLALIGSGIQGIYDTTSALRVPGVKLVAVCDLYAGRLQRAKELWGDDIFVTRDYREILDRDDIDAVIIATPDHWHIKISTEALKAGKAVYCEKPMVQNFDEGHPLIQAWKDSGQVMQIGSQGMSSLGNEKAKQLYEDGAIGEIVMLDMFNDRYSAEGAWQYPIPPDANPDTVDFDTFLGRAPEVPFELKRFFRWRNYKDYGTGVAGDLFVHAFSTLHHVISSNGPDRAQATGGLRYWDDGRDVPDVSITLYDFPQTNTHAAFNAAFRVNFIAGGGGGGGFRLVGTEGEMEIGSNSVKLIRSKLNMKPQSYSLIAYTEEMQKKIKEEYDMKYLNERKADLEVGETTYEAPGDYKGAHYDHFYHFFQGVRGQQKIIEDPVYGLRAAGAALLANESYYKAKPVLWNPDTMKLR; this is encoded by the coding sequence ATGAAAAGTAAAAGTCATTCATCCCGACGATCGTTTATCAAAAATACGGTCCTCGGAGCAGCTCTTGTTTCCACCGCTCCAACAATTATGGGTAATTCCTACAGTCAGCGAATCGTGCTAAAATCGAGAGAATTTGAGCCAACACAGTTTGCTGCCAACGACCAGGTACAACTGGCATTAATTGGGTCCGGAATCCAGGGAATTTATGATACTACTTCGGCGCTTCGAGTTCCGGGTGTGAAATTGGTAGCAGTCTGCGATTTATATGCAGGCCGACTGCAACGTGCAAAAGAATTATGGGGCGATGATATTTTTGTAACCCGCGACTACCGCGAGATTCTTGATCGTGATGATATTGATGCTGTCATCATTGCCACGCCTGATCACTGGCACATAAAAATCAGTACAGAAGCGTTAAAAGCAGGAAAAGCCGTTTATTGCGAAAAACCTATGGTTCAAAACTTTGATGAAGGTCATCCGCTGATTCAGGCATGGAAAGATTCGGGTCAGGTCATGCAGATTGGAAGTCAGGGTATGTCGTCGCTGGGCAACGAAAAGGCGAAGCAATTGTATGAAGATGGCGCTATTGGCGAAATTGTAATGCTCGACATGTTTAACGACCGTTATTCGGCAGAAGGTGCCTGGCAATATCCGATACCGCCGGATGCCAATCCCGATACGGTGGATTTTGATACTTTCTTAGGACGGGCACCCGAAGTACCTTTTGAACTTAAACGTTTTTTCCGCTGGAGAAATTACAAGGATTATGGCACCGGAGTAGCCGGCGACTTATTTGTACATGCATTTTCTACCTTGCATCATGTAATCAGTTCAAATGGTCCGGATCGGGCTCAGGCAACTGGTGGTTTGCGCTATTGGGACGATGGGAGAGACGTTCCTGATGTGTCGATAACACTTTACGATTTCCCGCAAACGAATACACATGCTGCGTTTAATGCTGCTTTTCGCGTAAATTTCATCGCCGGAGGTGGAGGTGGAGGTGGTTTCAGACTTGTGGGTACTGAAGGCGAAATGGAAATCGGATCAAATAGTGTAAAACTAATCCGATCGAAACTAAACATGAAGCCTCAGAGTTATTCACTGATCGCTTACACCGAGGAAATGCAGAAGAAAATAAAGGAAGAGTACGATATGAAATATCTCAACGAAAGAAAAGCAGATCTGGAGGTTGGAGAAACCACTTATGAGGCTCCGGGAGATTACAAAGGTGCTCATTACGATCATTTTTATCATTTCTTCCAGGGCGTTCGCGGACAACAGAAAATCATCGAAGATCCGGTCTACGGATTACGTGCAGCCGGTGCAGCTCTTCTGGCCAACGAAAGCTATTATAAGGCAAAACCGGTACTTTGGAATCCGGATACAATGAAGTTGAGATAA